CGTGCTGGGCAAGGCCGGCTCGAAGCTGAAGGCCATCGGCGAAGCCTCGCGCAAGGAACTGGCCGAACTGCTGGGGATCAAGGTCCACCTCTTCCTCCATGTGAAGGTCGAGGAAAACTGGGCCGAGAGCCGCGAAATCTATGAAGAAATCGGGCTCGACTGGGTGAAGTAAGCCGCCGCCCCTCCGTCGGGCCTTGCGGCCCGCCACCTCCCCGCCAAGCGGGGAGGATGCTTTCCGATCCTCCCCACACCGTGGGGAGGGGGACCGCGCGGAACGCGGGGTGAAGGGGATCTGCGCTGCGCCCTCAAAACCCCTCCGTCAGGCCTTGCGGCCTGCCACCTCCCCGCCAAGCGGGGAGGATCGGCGCGGATGAGGCTTCCCGATCCTCTCCACACCTTGGGGAGGGGGACCGCCCGGAACGCGGGGTGGAGGGGAACTGCGCTGCGCTTTCAAAACCCCTCCGTCAGGCCTTGCGGCCTGCCACCTCCCCGCCGAGCGGGGAGGATCAGGGTTTCAGGCCTCTGCCTTCTTGGCGGGGGCTTTTTTCTTGGGTGCGGCGGCTTTCTTGGCCGGAGCCTTCTTGGCTGCCGGTTCCTTCTTGGCAGCAGCGTCCTTCTTGGGTGCCGCCTTCTTGGCCGGGGCCTTCTTCTTGCCCTTGGCCGGGCCCTTGGCGGCGCGTTCGTCGATCAGGGTGATCGCTTCCTGCTCGGTCAGGGTTTCGGGCTGCTTGTCGCGCGGGAGCGTGGCATTGGTGGTGCCGTCGGTCACATAAGGACCATAGCGCCCGGCCATGAGCTTGATTTCGCCGCCCGACGTCGGGTGCACACCAAAGGTCTTGAGCGGTTCGGCGGCGGTGCGCGCGCCGCGACGCCCTGCCCCGCTGGCCGCTTCCGCCAGCAGCACGACCGCCGCGTTCATACCCGTCTCGAAGACCTCGGCGGTCGACTTGAGCCGTGCATACTTGCCGTCATGAGCCAGATAGGGACCATAGCGCCCGATCGAGGCGGTGATCATGTTGCCCGTTTCCGGATGCGGCCCCAGTTCGCGCGGCAGATGCAGCAACTTGAGCGCCCATTCCAGATCGAGTTCGGGAATGTCCTTGGGGATCGAGGCGCGCTTGGCCTCCTTGCCCTCGCCAAGCTGGATATAGGGCCCGAAACGGCCCGTGCGGCGGGTGACCTCAAGGTCCGTCGCCGGATCCTTGCCCAGCGGGGTATCGTCGCCACCCTCGCCTTCCGCGCCGCCGGGCTGGGCGAACTTGCGGGTGAACTTGCACTCGGGATAGTTCGAGCAGGCGATGAATGCGCCATAGCGGCCACCGCGCAGCGACAGGCGGCCTTCGCCGCACTTGGGGCATTCGCGCGGATCGTGGCCATCGGCGCGCGGGGGGAACAGGTAGTCCCCCAGAAACACGTCGAGTTCGGCGGTCACCTCGCTCGGCTTCTTCTCCATGACCTCGTCGGCCTTGGGCTTGAAGTCGCGCCAGAATTCGGCAAGCACCTGCTTCCACGCGGCGCGGCCACCCGACACGTCGTCGAGTTCGTCTTCCATGCCCGCCGTGAATTCATAGGCGACATAGCGGTCGAAGAAGCGTTCGAGGAAGGCGGTGAGCATGCGCCCGCTTTCCTCGGCAAAGAAGCGGTTCTTCTCGGTACGCACATAGGCGCGATCTTTCAGAACCTGAAGCGTTGCCGCATACGTCGAAGGGCGCCCGATGCCCAGTTCCTCCAGCCGCTTGACGAGGCTGGCTTCCGAATAGCGCGGCGGCGGCTGGGTGAAGTGCTGCGTGGCGTCGACGCCCTGCTTGGCCGGGCAATCGCCCTTGTTGAGCATGGGCAGGAGGTTGGCGTCCTCGTCGTCGCCATCGGCCTTCTGGTCGCGGCCTTCTTCATAGACGGCCAGAAAGCCGGGGAACTTCACGACCTGGCCCGTCGCGCGCAAGTCGTGCTGGCCGGTGCCTTCGCGCAGGGTCACGGTCGTGCGCTCGATGGCCGCCGAAGCCATCTGGCTGGCCAGCGCGCGCTTCCAGACAAGATCATAGAGCCGCGCCTCGTCGCCGCTGCCATAATGGTCGCGGGTAAAGTCGGTCGGGCGGATCGCTTCGTGGGCTTCCTGCGCGTTCTTGGCCTTGGTTTCGTAGACGCGCGGCTTTTCGGGCAGGAAGTGGCCGTTGTAGCGGTCGGAAATGGCGCGGCGTGCGGCATCGATGGCGCTCGGGTCCATCTGCACGCCGTCGGTACGCATGTAGGTGATCGCGCCTGCTTCGTAGAGCGTCTGGGCCACGCGCATCGTGTGGCTGGCCGAAAAGCCCAGCTTGCGCGCGGCTTCCTGTTGCAGGGTCGAGGTGGTGAACGGGGGCGAGGGATTGCGGCGCGTGGGGCGCACGTCGACATCCTCGACGCGGAACGTGCCCGCCTCGACGACAGCCTTGGCGCGCATCGCCACGCCTTCCTCGCCCAGCGACAGGCGGTCGAGCTTCTGGCCCTCGAACTTGACGAGGCGCGCGACGAACGGCGTGCCATCGTGCTCCATGCGCGCGGCAACCGACCAGTATTCCTGCGCCTTGAACGTCTCGATCTCGCGCTCGCGCTCGACAATCAGGCGCAGCGCGACAGACTGCACGCGGCCCGCCGACTTGGCGCCGGGCAGCTTGCGCCAGAGCACCGGCGAGAGCGTGAAACCGAACAGGTAGTCGAGCGCACGGCGCGCCAGATAGGCGTCGATCAGGTCCTGATCCAGCTCGCGCGGGGCGGCCATGGCAGTCGTGACCGCCTGCTTGGTGATCGCGTTGAACGTCACCCGGCTGACCGCCTTGGGCAGCGCGCGGCGCTTGGACAGCAGTTCGCGCACATGCCATGAAATCGCCTCGCCCTCGCGATCAGGGTCAGTCGCGAGGATCAGGCTGTCGGCTTCCTTGGCGGCGTCGGCAATGGCCTTCACGCGCGACTGCTTGTCGCCATAAAGCTCCCAGTCCATGGCGAAATCCTCGTCCGGGCGGACCGAGCCGTCCTTGACCGGAAGGTCGCGGACATGGCCATAGGATGCCAGAACCTTGTAGCCGGGGCCCAGGTACTTCTCGATGGTCTTGGCCTTGGCCGGGGATTCTACGATGACAAGCTTCATGGCGAGGGTCGAAATGTCCTTACGCGTATACGTGCGTGTGAGGGTGACGAAGGGAAGACCACCCCGTCAAGAGGCGAGTCGGACGCATCACCGTGCCACACGCGTGTCCCCCTGAACGAATGTGCGCGATCAGCCAAGCGATACCCGCCCCCCGGCATGACGGATCAGCCGCCCGGCCAGTTCGAGTTCGAGCAGGGCGAGTTGCACCGCGCCCGGCGAAGCCCCGCTCTGGCGCACGAGTTCATCGACCGCAATCGGCGCCACGCCGAGCAGGGGCTCGATGTCCGCCGGGCCTTCATCGGTGGGCGGCACGAAGACCGGGGACAGGCCGTGGGCCGGTTCGCGGAAAGTCGAGCGCGGGGTGCCGGTGAAACTTTCGATCAGTTCGATCACGTCGGAAGGGGTCTGGACGAGGATCGCCCCGTCGCGAATCAACTGGTTGCAGCCATGTGCGCGCGAATCGAGCGGCGAGCCGGGAATGGCCATGACCTCGCGCCCGACCTCGCCCGCCAGCCGCGCGGTGATCAGCGAGCCCGAACCGGGCGCCGCCTCGACCACCACGGTTCCCGCGCAAAGCCCGGCGATGATGCGGTTGCGGCGGGGGAAATGGCGGGCCTGCGGCTCGGTCCCCATCGGCATTTCGGCCACGAGCAGGCCCTCGCGGGCCATGACGCCATGAAGATCGATGTTTTCGGGCGGATAGGGCTTGTCGAGGCCCCCGCCGATCACTCCGATGGTCCCGCCTCCCTGTGCCGCCGTGCCCGGCAGCAGGGCGCCGCGATGGGCCGCTGCATCGACCCCGCGCGCCATGCCCGAAACCGCGGCATAGCCTTGCGCGACAAGGGCGGCGGCAAATTCGCGGGCCAGCCGCATCGCTGCTGCCGAAGCGTTGCGCGCGCCCACGATGGCAACGCCGGGCTGGTCGAGCAAGGCCCCCTCGCCCAGCAGGCTCAGGATCGGCGGGGCGCCCTCCATCTGGGCGAGAAGGTCGGGATAGTGGGGATCGTCGTGAAACAGATAGCGCCCGCCCATGGCATCGAGCGCGTCCATCTCGGCGCGGATGCGTGCCGGGTCCGCCGGGCGATAGGCCGCCCCGCCCCGCGCCGCCAGGCCAGGCAATGCATCGAGCGCGGCAGCCGCGCTGCCATGGCTGGCCAGCAGGTGATAATAGGTCACCGCCCCCACGCGCGGCGAGCGCAGGAGGCGTAGACGGGCAAAGGCTTCGGCGGACGAAAGCGGCGCGCGGGGCCTTTCGTCCGGCCAGACCATCAGGCCTGATCGCCCGGAGCGGCGCCCTCGGCCTTCTTGCGCGAGCCGCCAACGCGCGGTTCGGTCCCGGCAAGCAGGCGGGCGATATTGGCGCGGTGAAGAAACAGCACGAGCGCGGCAAGGCCGCCCAGTTCGGCGGCATAATCGGGCCGCCCGATGGCCAGCGCGGCAAGCGGCGCCGCAATCGCGGCAGCCATGCCCGCCACCGAGGAAATGCGCAGCAAGGCCAGAAGGCCAATCCACACCACCGCATAGGCAAGGCCGATCTGCCAGGCCAGACCGAGCGAAACCCCCATCAGCGTCGCCACGCCCTTGCCGCCGCGAAACCGCAGCCAGACCGGGAAGCAATGACCGAGCACCGCCCCGCCCGCCGCCATGACTTCGGCGCCCGGCAGCATCGCGCGCACCAGCCAGACCGCCGCCGCGCCCTTGAACAGGTCCAGCAGCAGCGTGGCCGCCGCCACGCCCTTGCGCCCGGTGCGCAGGACATTGGTCGCGCCAATGTTGCCCGAACCGATGGCGCGCAAGTCGCCAGCGCCGGTCAGGCGGGTGAGAATGAGGCCGAACGGAATCGAGCCGAGCAGATAGGCCGGGATCAGGGCCTGAAGGGCAAGGGAAATGGTCACAGCGCCGCCTTAGCCGCGCTTGCCGACAATCGGAAGGCACCGCGCAGCACTGCCCCCTCCCTTTTTGCTGCCACACTGGCTAAAAGCGGTGGCGATGACGTCTTCCCCGCTCCCCGTCGCCGGTTCCCTGCCCCTGCGCCTGCCTGCCGCGCAAGCCCCGCTCCTGCTGTTCGATTCCGGGGTCGGCGGGCTTTCCGTGCTGGCGCAGGTGCGCGCGCTCCTGCCGCAGGCGCCGGTGATCTATGTCGCCGACAATGCCGGGCTGCCCTATGGCACCAAGACCGAAGCGCAGATCGCCGCGCGGGTTTCCGGGCTGCTCGGACGCCTGACCGAGCGGCTG
The genomic region above belongs to Novosphingobium sp. IK01 and contains:
- the topA gene encoding type I DNA topoisomerase; this encodes MKLVIVESPAKAKTIEKYLGPGYKVLASYGHVRDLPVKDGSVRPDEDFAMDWELYGDKQSRVKAIADAAKEADSLILATDPDREGEAISWHVRELLSKRRALPKAVSRVTFNAITKQAVTTAMAAPRELDQDLIDAYLARRALDYLFGFTLSPVLWRKLPGAKSAGRVQSVALRLIVEREREIETFKAQEYWSVAARMEHDGTPFVARLVKFEGQKLDRLSLGEEGVAMRAKAVVEAGTFRVEDVDVRPTRRNPSPPFTTSTLQQEAARKLGFSASHTMRVAQTLYEAGAITYMRTDGVQMDPSAIDAARRAISDRYNGHFLPEKPRVYETKAKNAQEAHEAIRPTDFTRDHYGSGDEARLYDLVWKRALASQMASAAIERTTVTLREGTGQHDLRATGQVVKFPGFLAVYEEGRDQKADGDDEDANLLPMLNKGDCPAKQGVDATQHFTQPPPRYSEASLVKRLEELGIGRPSTYAATLQVLKDRAYVRTEKNRFFAEESGRMLTAFLERFFDRYVAYEFTAGMEDELDDVSGGRAAWKQVLAEFWRDFKPKADEVMEKKPSEVTAELDVFLGDYLFPPRADGHDPRECPKCGEGRLSLRGGRYGAFIACSNYPECKFTRKFAQPGGAEGEGGDDTPLGKDPATDLEVTRRTGRFGPYIQLGEGKEAKRASIPKDIPELDLEWALKLLHLPRELGPHPETGNMITASIGRYGPYLAHDGKYARLKSTAEVFETGMNAAVVLLAEAASGAGRRGARTAAEPLKTFGVHPTSGGEIKLMAGRYGPYVTDGTTNATLPRDKQPETLTEQEAITLIDERAAKGPAKGKKKAPAKKAAPKKDAAAKKEPAAKKAPAKKAAAPKKKAPAKKAEA
- the dprA gene encoding DNA-processing protein DprA; amino-acid sequence: MVWPDERPRAPLSSAEAFARLRLLRSPRVGAVTYYHLLASHGSAAAALDALPGLAARGGAAYRPADPARIRAEMDALDAMGGRYLFHDDPHYPDLLAQMEGAPPILSLLGEGALLDQPGVAIVGARNASAAAMRLAREFAAALVAQGYAAVSGMARGVDAAAHRGALLPGTAAQGGGTIGVIGGGLDKPYPPENIDLHGVMAREGLLVAEMPMGTEPQARHFPRRNRIIAGLCAGTVVVEAAPGSGSLITARLAGEVGREVMAIPGSPLDSRAHGCNQLIRDGAILVQTPSDVIELIESFTGTPRSTFREPAHGLSPVFVPPTDEGPADIEPLLGVAPIAVDELVRQSGASPGAVQLALLELELAGRLIRHAGGRVSLG
- the plsY gene encoding glycerol-3-phosphate 1-O-acyltransferase PlsY, translating into MTISLALQALIPAYLLGSIPFGLILTRLTGAGDLRAIGSGNIGATNVLRTGRKGVAAATLLLDLFKGAAAVWLVRAMLPGAEVMAAGGAVLGHCFPVWLRFRGGKGVATLMGVSLGLAWQIGLAYAVVWIGLLALLRISSVAGMAAAIAAPLAALAIGRPDYAAELGGLAALVLFLHRANIARLLAGTEPRVGGSRKKAEGAAPGDQA